Proteins encoded within one genomic window of Vanrija pseudolonga chromosome 3, complete sequence:
- the MT2525 gene encoding Putative trans-acting enoyl reductase encodes MPTIAVYGATAYTSREHLLPYLINHADSASYTLILAGRSKAKLDALNESLGKAGADRRSVVATTLEDAAGVAALVGKSDIVINFAGPYQLYNAPALIDACVTAGKHYLDLTGESHYVANQVVPKFDFAAAKSGSVVIPMSGFDCIPGDLVIYHGLRTLQNKLGKGVAFAESTNFYEIGGGISGGTLASVSAAAEAEEKTDISDEWILTGASVTGPTPRPQLVYTPPAKVPNVPSYGAFFVGYIVNRTAIRRSWYLSRMTHPGPAHADNVPNGVAPSADFGFEPRHGDHTVFKESLAGFGKVRFSNSITAALVSLSFFVFAGLYMGLKFVRDLLKPYIPPPGTGPTKEVCEKGFTKITNVSVSDGDKPVAVVSRYDGKGDPGYYHTARVLAESALSLVLPAPKGTALPPLAHVGGVLTGPSALGMVLVERMRIHGVATITSEIVEVGAAESKKDI; translated from the exons ATGCCCACCATCGCAGTctacggcgcgacggcgtacaCCTCGCGCGAGCACCTGCTGCCCTACCTGATCAAccacgccgactcggcgagTTACACCCTCATCCTGGCAGGCAGAagcaaggccaagctcgacgcgctcaacgaGTCCCTCGGCAAGGCGGGCGCCGACCGCCGCTCGGTGGTCGCCAcgacgctcgaggacgcggcgggcgtcgcggcgctcgttgGCAAGAGCGATATCGTTATCAACTTTGCTG GCCCGTACCAGCTGTACAACGCCCCCGCGCTCATCGA cgcgTGCGTTACCGCCGGCAAGCACTACCTCGACCTCACGGGCGAGAGCCATTACGTCGCCAACCAGGTCGTGCCCAAGTTTGACTTTGCGGCGGCCAAGTCTGGCTCGGTCGTGATCCCCATGAGCGGGTTCGACTGTATTCCTGG CGACCTCGTCATCTACCACGGCCTCCGGACCCTCCAGAacaagctcggcaagggcgtgGCCTTTGCCGAGTCGACAAACTTCTACGAGATCGGGGGCGGTATCTcgggcggcacgctcgcgtccgtctcggctgctgccgaggccgaggagaagacgGACATCAGCGACGAGTGGATCCTGACTGGGG CCTCCGTTACCggccccacgccgcgcccgcagcTCGTCtacacgccgccggccaagGTGCCCAACGTGCCCTCGTACGGCGCCTTCTTCGTCGGCTACATTGTCAACCGCACCGCGATCCGCAGGTCATGGTACCTGTCGCGCATGACGCACCCGGGCCCAGCGCACGCCGACAACGTGCCGAACGGtgtcgcgccgagcgccgactTCGGCTTTGAGCCCCGCCACGGCGACCACACCGTGTTCAAGGAGTCGCTTGCGGGTTTCGGCAAGGTGCGCTTCTCCAACTCGATCACGGCAGCCCTCGTCTCGCTCAGCTTCTTCGTCTTCGCGGGCCTCTACATGGGCCTCAAGTTCGTGCGCGACCTCCTCAAGCCGTACATCCCCCCACCGGGAACCGGACCCACCAAGGAGGTGTGCGAGAAGGGCTTCACCAAGATCACCAACGTCAGCGTCTCGGACGGCGAcaagcccgtcgccgtcgtctcgcgctacgacggcaagggcgaccCGGGCTACTACCACActgcgcgcgtgctcgccgagagTGCCCTGTCCCTCGTCCTGCCGGCCCCCAAGGGCACTGCCCTTCCTCCGCTTGCGCACGTCGGTGGCGTGCTCACCGGCCCCTCGGCCCTCGGCatggtgctcgtcgagcgcatgcGCATccacggcgtcgcgaccATCACCTCGGAGAttgtcgaggtcggtgcCGCCGAGTCCAAGAAGGACATCTAA